One segment of Halomarina pelagica DNA contains the following:
- a CDS encoding DUF998 domain-containing protein, whose amino-acid sequence MWIKLDPLHTIVGYPTRRLHPDRHSHQDWYCQRITGEAGQRVPIPIRNNSTLRLLLLADLSGLVLFWVVVVVLRVITPRYSVVSDYISRIGAVNAPYAIVQRASFVVFSWSVLTFIFGLARGTHLY is encoded by the coding sequence ATGTGGATAAAACTTGACCCGTTACACACCATCGTTGGATACCCTACCCGTCGATTACATCCAGACAGACATTCACACCAAGACTGGTACTGTCAAAGAATAACTGGGGAGGCTGGGCAGCGCGTCCCCATTCCAATAAGGAATAATTCAACACTCCGACTGCTATTGCTTGCAGACCTCAGCGGATTGGTACTGTTCTGGGTTGTGGTGGTCGTACTGAGAGTGATCACACCGCGGTACAGCGTCGTCTCCGACTACATCAGCAGAATTGGTGCCGTCAATGCACCCTACGCTATCGTTCAGAGGGCAAGCTTCGTCGTGTTCAGTTGGAGCGTCCTTACATTCATATTCGGCTTAGCTCGCGGGACACACCTGTACTGA
- a CDS encoding DUF7437 domain-containing protein, with translation MAHSPPQPGRPPIRQLQTVVDLLETPALARIYLYTFQNGPVTVANIVDELDIPQGTAYDYVQKLEAAGFVEKTRDQRPFEYDAESISLTLSTNGETQTITPALIAATARRGENEDIDVYIERHGLDGLAVALTYAYEYLDGTVNSRIAARELDLSPLEAEIILQALEPVAEEFADTAA, from the coding sequence ATGGCGCATTCACCACCACAACCGGGTCGGCCACCCATTCGGCAGCTCCAGACAGTCGTCGACCTCCTCGAGACGCCTGCACTTGCTCGGATTTATCTCTACACGTTCCAGAACGGCCCCGTGACTGTCGCCAATATCGTCGACGAGCTCGATATCCCTCAGGGTACTGCCTACGATTACGTCCAGAAGCTCGAAGCAGCTGGATTCGTCGAGAAAACCCGTGATCAACGTCCATTTGAGTATGATGCGGAGTCTATCTCGCTCACGCTCTCGACAAATGGAGAGACCCAGACGATTACGCCAGCACTTATCGCAGCCACTGCACGCCGTGGCGAAAACGAGGATATCGACGTTTACATCGAGCGCCACGGCCTTGATGGCCTTGCTGTAGCCCTCACGTATGCGTACGAGTACCTCGACGGCACGGTCAATAGCCGAATTGCGGCGCGTGAACTCGATCTCTCTCCGCTTGAAGCCGAAATCATCCTCCAAGCACTCGAACCAGTCGCCGAAGAATTCGCTGATACTGCTGCATGA
- a CDS encoding DUF7342 family protein: MNNHDEKPDTRLKERQTRGEDRVRMVARQLSEPRTANWIASEAGWSHEPTKRVLDRLVDDAILRRVDSGPHTTYYPDYRQQAMREAIRLRDSSRTVEELTDRLVEMNAQIRGWKDEFGVESPNQLRATLAEEGLGPEEENRRREVACDWEHLQRRSQTIGFAIREWDFLAPETDRAEASN; this comes from the coding sequence ATGAACAATCACGACGAAAAACCAGATACAAGACTCAAGGAGCGTCAGACAAGGGGTGAAGACCGCGTCCGGATGGTCGCCCGACAATTGTCCGAACCCCGTACCGCGAACTGGATCGCCTCGGAGGCGGGATGGTCACACGAACCAACCAAACGCGTCCTTGATCGCCTCGTCGACGATGCCATCCTCCGCCGAGTCGATAGCGGGCCCCACACTACGTACTATCCGGATTACCGCCAGCAAGCGATGCGAGAAGCGATACGTCTTCGTGACAGCAGTCGAACCGTCGAGGAGCTGACCGATCGACTTGTCGAGATGAACGCGCAGATTCGAGGTTGGAAAGACGAATTTGGAGTCGAGTCACCGAACCAGCTCCGTGCGACCCTTGCAGAGGAGGGTCTCGGTCCGGAGGAAGAGAATCGTCGACGTGAGGTTGCATGCGACTGGGAACATCTCCAGCGGCGCAGCCAGACCATCGGGTTTGCTATCCGCGAATGGGACTTCCTAGCACCTGAAACAGACCGCGCCGAGGCCAGTAACTGA
- a CDS encoding tyrosine-type recombinase/integrase, translating into MFDPHPGGNPNTTPRDRSLASSFDRYLQDKGKGRGGVGGNYRRNAARELERFAEWATGDRGRDDWTGIIPNDVDREPAFEDLDEQVFREYARYLAGDRGLKQNTVQTYYRYISAWCGWCVNEGYLDAHYAQRASATAPLPEDDGRKPGDQQAWTPEQRHALTRYVDEEARNAIEAFTTLPNDADPLDRQRARYTALKAARDRALVFVLAYTAVRVGELLRDPSDPRRRGVRWEEIDLEDGSMDVYRKKQQWDAASLPDPVISPLRSYWKLMDPPLDRWPVFPTFDQRTLATLLREELADRGLRPDAIDDRREEYARDLLLFLEEDIRPPSLTTDGARSLLQRLTAAADIDIEHPKHDYLAPHGGRRGMGEVLVRAFGYTVAARYLDNSEEMVRERYSHIEAGELGDVATEALAEVDGDFDNTGL; encoded by the coding sequence ATGTTCGATCCACATCCAGGTGGTAACCCGAACACCACACCTCGCGACCGTTCACTCGCCAGCTCATTCGATCGATACCTCCAAGATAAAGGGAAAGGCCGTGGCGGTGTGGGTGGTAACTACCGCCGGAACGCAGCTCGCGAACTCGAACGGTTCGCTGAGTGGGCCACCGGCGACCGCGGTCGAGACGACTGGACCGGCATCATCCCCAACGATGTCGACCGAGAGCCTGCCTTCGAGGACCTCGACGAGCAAGTGTTCCGTGAGTACGCTCGTTATCTCGCTGGCGATCGAGGACTCAAGCAGAACACCGTGCAAACTTACTACCGCTATATCTCTGCGTGGTGCGGGTGGTGCGTGAACGAGGGCTACTTGGACGCTCATTACGCCCAGCGGGCGAGCGCGACAGCGCCACTCCCCGAAGACGACGGTCGCAAGCCCGGCGATCAGCAGGCCTGGACGCCCGAGCAGCGTCACGCGCTGACGCGCTATGTCGACGAAGAAGCTCGTAACGCCATTGAGGCATTCACAACACTTCCCAATGATGCCGATCCACTTGATAGACAACGAGCGCGGTATACGGCCTTAAAAGCGGCACGAGACCGAGCGCTTGTATTCGTCCTTGCGTACACTGCTGTTCGAGTCGGGGAGCTTCTTCGGGATCCGAGCGACCCGCGTCGTCGTGGCGTCCGGTGGGAAGAGATTGACCTCGAGGACGGGAGTATGGATGTCTACCGGAAGAAACAGCAGTGGGACGCCGCGAGTCTTCCTGACCCGGTGATCTCACCATTACGCAGCTATTGGAAGCTCATGGACCCACCATTGGACCGATGGCCTGTGTTCCCAACGTTCGACCAGCGGACGCTCGCGACGCTTCTACGAGAGGAGCTAGCTGACAGGGGCCTTCGGCCGGATGCTATCGACGACCGCCGTGAGGAGTACGCTCGTGATCTTCTGCTGTTTCTTGAGGAGGACATTCGTCCGCCATCGCTAACGACTGATGGTGCGCGGTCCCTCCTACAGCGCCTCACAGCGGCTGCTGACATCGATATTGAGCATCCAAAGCACGACTACCTCGCACCGCACGGTGGGAGGCGTGGAATGGGTGAGGTCCTTGTTCGTGCATTCGGGTATACTGTCGCAGCTCGCTATCTCGACAATTCAGAAGAGATGGTCCGTGAACGATACTCGCATATCGAAGCCGGTGAACTGGGAGATGTCGCGACGGAGGCACTCGCAGAGGTTGATGGCGATTTCGATAATACTGGGCTTTGA